The nucleotide sequence tgatttctttttaccTGCAGCGAAGCATATTCCTGGTTGTGCAATGGCGTTCTAGGTAGCAGACTGGCGTTTCAAGCACCATACAAGAATGTGAGGTGGAAATACCAATCCCTCAATTCTATAATGTAAATTCAACCTCCATACTTTGGCATGGGAATGTTGATCGCATTTTCCTTCTGACGCCTACTAATACAACACAAATGATACCATGCAACCGCTCACTTCTCCTTTGTATGTTCCTCCATTGTCCAAGGAATAGTCGAACCAATCTTACTCAAACTCTCCAATGTGCCGTCTCCCAACTTCACCGAACTGAACTTTATCATCCGTGGATCTAACCCGAGAGTTGTCCGTACGTTATCTTGCGTCTTGCTCGAGGCGTCGTATCTCATGACAAAGTAATGTCCTTCATGGTATTGTGCTTGATGTTTGCGTGTTCGTTTTGGTAGACTAGAGACTCCCCAGTTGCGTATGCCGCGGATGGTACCGCCGGATCTGAGGATGAGGGAACCAGCTGTGCGGGCAATTCTGTAGGTGAGGAATGAGTGGTTAGTCCCAATTGTTGAGGTAGGTaggaaggaggggaaattGAAAGGCGATTTACTCTTTGACCTCGACGAGGTTGCCGGGTCGAACCTAAAGGTTTGTTAGATTGTACATTCTCTTGTCATATACTCCATCTGGGAGAAACTTACAATTGCGACGAGCTCATACAACATCTTGGTGGCTACATTCAAATTCTGATACCATTGGCATCGACTCAGGATTGTTCAGGAATCCGTCGGAGTTTAACCTCAGATTACCCGAAgctaaaaaataattttgaattgcGATTGTGACGATAAGAAAACCCCCACAAtctatcaattattttttctGAGAGGGTCGCAAATTGTCTACCAAATTATCTACAACAAGCATATACAAAATGTCGAAAC is from Botrytis cinerea B05.10 chromosome 8, complete sequence and encodes:
- the Bcmrp17 gene encoding Bcmrp17, with product MLYELVAIVRPGNLVEVKEIARTAGSLILRSGGTIRGIRNWGVSSLPKRTRKHQAQYHEGHYFVMRYDASSKTQDNVRTTLGLDPRMIKFSSVKLGDGTLESLSKIGSTIPWTMEEHTKEK